Within the Longimicrobium sp. genome, the region CCCCGGCCTCGCGCCCGGCGCTGGTGGGGAGGGACGCCAGCAGCATGGCGCCGACGATCTGCTCCAGGTGACGGTGCGCGATCTCGGGGATCGCGTAGCGGAAGGAGATCACCTCCCCCTGCTCCGTCACCCGGATTCGCCCGTTGACCGCGATCGGCGGCATGGCGAGGATCGCCTGGTTCGCCCGCCCGCCGCCGCGCCCCACCGTGCCCCCGCGGCCGTGGAAGAGGCGGAAGTCCACCCCGTGCGCCTGGCAGACCTCGCCGAGCCGCCGCTGGGCCTTGTGGAGCGCCCAGTTCGCCATCCAGTACCCCCCGTCCTTGTTGGAGTCGGAATACCCCAGCATCACCTCCTGCCGCCGCCCCCAGCTGTCCAGCAGCCGCGCGTAGTCGGCGCGCGTCCACAGCTCGCGGCAGATCTCCGGGCAGGCGCGCAGGTCGTCGATGGACTCGAAGAGCGGCACCGGCATCACCCCCGGATCCTCCCCCTCCGCGGCCACGCGCACGCCGCACGCCTCGGCCAGGCGCGCGACGGTGAGCACGTCGTCGACCGACGTCGCCCCGCTGATGACGTAGGTCTGGATGGCCTCGGGGGGATAGCGGCGCTTCAGGTCGGCCACGGCGCGCATCGTGTCCAGCACCGCGCGCGTCTCGTCGGAGGGGGGATCGGGGAGCGTTCCCGCATCTCCCGCAACGCCCAGCAGCTCCTCGCGCGCTTTCGCGTGGAGGCGCGCATGCTGGCGGACGTCGAGGGTGTGGAGATGGAACCCGAAGGTCTCGACCTGCCGCAGCAGCGGGTCGATGAGGAGCTCGGCGAGGCGGCCGCCGCGGTTCTCGGCCAGGGATTCGCGGACGAGCGCGAGGTCCGCCGCGAAGTCCGCCGCTGACGCGTAGGCGAGGGCGTGATGCGGGTCGTCGCGCGCGAAGCGGAGGCGCGCGCCCACGTAGCCCAGGAAGCGGCGGTACAGCTCGGTCTGCGAGCGCCGCTCGGGGACGGGGTCCAGCGTGGCGCTGGTCTCGGCGTACCGCTCCAGCGCCGCGGCCAGCGCGGGGGAGACGGGCGTCTGCAGCGTGGAGGTGCTGAGCCGCTCCACCAGCTGCTCCAGCGCCCTGACGTAGCGGTCGAGGATGGTCTCGCGCGCGGCCTGCAGCGCGGCGCGGGTGACCTCGGGGGTCACGTACGGGTTGCCGTCGCGGTCGCCGCCGATCCAGCTGCCGAAGCGGACGACCGGCGGGAGCGACGCGGCCGCCGGTGCATCGCCATACTCCGCGCGGAAGCCGTCCGCCAGCTCGGCGTACAGGCCGGGGACGGTCTCGATCAGCACGCGGCGATAGTAGTCCAGCCCCATCTGGATCTCGTCGCGCACGCTCGGCCGGCTGCGGCGCACCTCGTCGGTCTGCCAGAGCGCGGTGATCTCGGCGGTGATCGCCTCCTCCTGCCGCGCGGCCTCGCGGTCCGTGAGCGGCAGCCGGTCGATGCGCGCCAGTGCGCGGGCGATGCGGGCGCGCTTGAACAGCACCGTGCGGCGCGACACCTCGGTCGGGTGCGCGGTGAAGACGGGGATGACGGCGACCTCGGCCAGCCGCGCGAGCACCTCGTCAGGCCCGAGCCCGGCCTGGCGCAGGCGGAGGAGGGTGCCGCGGAAGGTGCCGGGCTGCGGCGGAAGCTCGGCGTGGATCTCGGCGGCGCGGCGGCGGCGGGCGCGGTGCGCGGTCTCGGCCAGGTTGGTGAGCTCGAAGTAGATGGAGAACGCCTTGGTGAGCCCGTACGCCTGCTCCACGTCCAGCGCGGCGACGATGGCCGAGGCGCGGTCCATCCCCGCGTCCGAAAGCGCGGGGGGCGACGGGTCGCGGCCGGCGGACTCGCCGCGGCCCTCTATCAGCAGCCCGCGCAGCTCCTCGACCGCGGCGTAGAGCGCGTCGCCCTCCTGCTCGCGCAGCACGCGCCCCAGCAGGATGCCGAGCGAGCGCACGTCGCGGCGCAGCGGCGCCTCCTTCGTGGCCGCGTCCTCCGTCACCAGCTCCGCCAGCCGCTCCTCCTGCGACGGCGCGCGCCAGAGCGGCCCGTCGCCCGTCCCCACCTTCACGTCGTCCACTCGTCCTCTCGTCGTCGTCTGGTCCGTTCCGGAAGAGTAGACGCGTGCGGACGCCGCCGCCATCCGCGTCCCCTCGGCATCGCTGCATCTCACGCGGAGACGCGGAGGCGCGGAGGTGCGTGCCCGGCCACTTCCGCGTCTCCGCGTCTCCGCGCGACACCTGCTCCGCCGGAGCCGCTCAGCAGAGGCAGGTGAGCGCGGGGATGGTGTTGCACAGCGGGCCCTTGCAGGTCGGCTCGTCGAGCGTGCAGGCGTAGGGGCACGACGGGCCGCTGGCGTCGTCGTGTGCCCGCACGGTGCCGCGCTCGTGCGCCGCGGCGCGGGTCGCGAACGACTCGACGCGGAGCTGGTCCGGGTTCAGGCGGATCTTTCTCATCGTCACGGCCTCCCGCTGGAGTGATGCAGGGCCGTCCGCGGCGAGCGCGGACGTGGGGGGCGCCCGCGCCGCGAGTCCCGTGCCGCACAAACAGGCGTCGCCGCGGCCGAAGCTCTATCAGAGATCGGTCGTGCGCGCCGATGCCGCGGAGTGAGCGGATCAGCCTCGCGCAGTTTGCGAGGCTTTCCGTAGTTGTTGCTGCGACTTCAGTCGCCGGTAACCGGCGCGCGGAGACCCAGCGTTGGGCCGCCCGCGTGAGACACCCGCCGTTAGTGCCTGGTGGTGATGAGGATCACCCCGTTGGCGCCGCGGACGCCGTAGAACGCGGTCTCGCCCGGGTCCTTCAGCACCTCGATGCGGTCGATGTCGTGCGGGTCCAGCCAGGTGAGCGCGCCGCCCGGCTCCGCGTGCACCGTGCTGCCGTCCACCACGTACAGCGGCTCCTCGCTCGCGCTCAGCGACGTCCGCCCGCGGATGCGCACCGAGATCCCGCCGGTCGGGAGCACCGTCACCTGCACCCCCGCCACCCGGCCGCGAAGCAGCTCCTCCGCGCGGACCACGCGCGCGTCCCGTGCCTCGTCGCCGTCGACCTGCGCGTGGCCGGTGGCCACGGGGCCCGGTGGATAAGGCTCAACCGGCTCGGGCGCCGGGTCGCCGGGGCGGGGCCCGCGGCAGGCCAGGGCCCAGAGCGCGAGCGCCATCGCGGCGCCGCGGACGAGACGTGACGGTGTGGCCATGGTCCACCTCCCGGTTCCCTCGGGCAGCTCATCCCCCGACGAATGGTGTATCAAGGCACGGGCGAGTACCAGCCCGGTGTTGGCATCTCCCTCACCACTTGTGGAAGACGACGAACACGGCCGCGATGATCAGCACGAACCCCGCCGCGTAGTTCCAGCGGAACTCCTCGCGCAGGTACAGCACGGAAAAGACGGCGAAGACGACGAGCGAGATCACCTCCTGCAGCGTCTTCAGCTCGGCCGCGGTGAAGCGGCCGTAGCCGAAGCGGTTCGCGGGCACCTGGAAGCAGTACTCGAAGAACGCGATCCCCCAGCTCAGCAGGATGGTGGTGAACAGCGGCACGCCGCGGTGGCGCAGGTGGCCGTACCAGGCGTACGTCATGAAGACGTTGGAGATGGTCAGCAGCAGAACGGTCGTCATCCCTCGGGCTCCGGATTTCGCGTGGCTCTGACGGGTCGCGGCACGATCCAGCCGCGGCCGTCTCCATGCAAGATGCCGCTCCATCCACGTCTCACCCGGTCGCTCCATGCGCCGCGTCGGGGAGGGACCGCCGCCGCCGTGGTGCCGCCGGCGCGGAACCCGAAGCCGTGGCGTACGTTGTGCAAGCTGCGCCCGCCCCTGACGATGCGGAAACCCGCTGACCACCCGGGCGGACTACAATGGCGAAGCTGGAGATCGAGAAGGATACCCTGACGCTCACCGGAGCGGCGGTCGCGTCCGCCACGCTGGTGGGGCTGGCGTGGCTGATGGACGCCCTGCGGCGCGACCGCTGGGCGCGGCAGATGCACCGCAAGCTGGTGGACCTGCTGCTGAACGCGCTTACCGCCGACGACCCCGTCACCGCGCGCCACAGCCGGCGCGTGGCCGACCTCACCTCGGTGCTGGCCGGGGCGTGCGGCGGGCTCTCGCGCCCGGAGCTGGCCACGCTGCGCGTGGCCGCGCTGCTGCACGACATGGGCAAGATCGACGACCGCTTCTTCCTGATCGTGCACTCGCGCAAGCGGCTGTCCGAAGAGCAGCGGGCCGAGATCAAGCACCACCCGCACCTGAGCGCCACCATCCTCCAGCCGCTGGAGGAGATGCACCCCGGCATCCAGAAGATCGTCAGCAGCCACCACGAGTGCTGGGACGGCAGCGGGTATCCGTGCGGCATCGGCGGGCACGAGATCCCGCTGGCGGCGCGCATCATCGCCGTGGCCGACGTGTTCGACGCGATGACGCAGCCGCGCAAGTACAAGGGGCCCATGCCGGTGGAGGAGGCGCTGGAGAAGCTGGACGAGGGCGCCGGCCACCAGTTCGACCCGCGCCTGGTGGCGCTGGTGGAGAGCGGCCCGGTGCTGGCCCAGTGGACCCAGATCGCCCTGCAGGGCCAGCGCGACGAGCAGGACCACCTGGAGAATCCCAACCCCACCGAGCGCGCCATCGAGCACGTGGCCGCGGAGGTGTAGAGCGGAAGCACGAAAAGTACGGGAGTACGATCGGGACTCGGGCTGAAAAATGGATCCACCCGTCCCTCGAATCTCGTGCGATCCCGCGCGGAGACGCGGATGGAGATGGACAGGACCTCCGTGTCTCCGCGGGCTCCGCGTGAGATCCAGCCTCGCCCGGCCGCGCGCCATGATTCCCCGTGCGCGGACCCCGGCGGCGATTTCATTGCACTTGCGTTGCGGCGCATTATCGTGGGATGCACTTGCATCGCCTTTCATCTCCCGCGCTCCTCCCCACCTTCCCGGATCGATCCCATGGACCGCATCGACCTTCCGCTGATCGCCGGCGATCCATCGCTCGCCGAGGTGTTCGGGCGCATGGCGTCCACCGGCGTGCACGCCGTCATCGTCGCCGCGCCCGGCCGCGAGCCGGTGCTGGTGACGAATCTCGACGTGGACGAGGGGATCGAGCAGGGGCTGGACCGCGTGGACCAGATCTCCAGCTTCCCGCTGCACGTGGTCAACGCCGAGGTGGAGGACTGGCAGGCGGTGCTGGACGAAGCCGGTTCCAGCTACGGCATCGATGTGGCCGGGTGGCGCGGAGGGGACGATGCGGAGGACAAGGGCGACGACGGCGACGTGGTGGCCTCGCCCACCCTCGCGCCTCGCGACCTGGACGCGATGGTGACGATCGTGACGCGGCACGAGACCCTGGCCCACGATATCCGCAGCTCGGGCGAGGTG harbors:
- a CDS encoding phosphoenolpyruvate carboxylase, with protein sequence MDDVKVGTGDGPLWRAPSQEERLAELVTEDAATKEAPLRRDVRSLGILLGRVLREQEGDALYAAVEELRGLLIEGRGESAGRDPSPPALSDAGMDRASAIVAALDVEQAYGLTKAFSIYFELTNLAETAHRARRRRAAEIHAELPPQPGTFRGTLLRLRQAGLGPDEVLARLAEVAVIPVFTAHPTEVSRRTVLFKRARIARALARIDRLPLTDREAARQEEAITAEITALWQTDEVRRSRPSVRDEIQMGLDYYRRVLIETVPGLYAELADGFRAEYGDAPAAASLPPVVRFGSWIGGDRDGNPYVTPEVTRAALQAARETILDRYVRALEQLVERLSTSTLQTPVSPALAAALERYAETSATLDPVPERRSQTELYRRFLGYVGARLRFARDDPHHALAYASAADFAADLALVRESLAENRGGRLAELLIDPLLRQVETFGFHLHTLDVRQHARLHAKAREELLGVAGDAGTLPDPPSDETRAVLDTMRAVADLKRRYPPEAIQTYVISGATSVDDVLTVARLAEACGVRVAAEGEDPGVMPVPLFESIDDLRACPEICRELWTRADYARLLDSWGRRQEVMLGYSDSNKDGGYWMANWALHKAQRRLGEVCQAHGVDFRLFHGRGGTVGRGGGRANQAILAMPPIAVNGRIRVTEQGEVISFRYAIPEIAHRHLEQIVGAMLLASLPTSAGREAG
- a CDS encoding TonB-dependent receptor plug domain-containing protein, with translation MATPSRLVRGAAMALALWALACRGPRPGDPAPEPVEPYPPGPVATGHAQVDGDEARDARVVRAEELLRGRVAGVQVTVLPTGGISVRIRGRTSLSASEEPLYVVDGSTVHAEPGGALTWLDPHDIDRIEVLKDPGETAFYGVRGANGVILITTRH
- a CDS encoding DMT family protein, whose amino-acid sequence is MTTVLLLTISNVFMTYAWYGHLRHRGVPLFTTILLSWGIAFFEYCFQVPANRFGYGRFTAAELKTLQEVISLVVFAVFSVLYLREEFRWNYAAGFVLIIAAVFVVFHKW
- a CDS encoding HD-GYP domain-containing protein; translation: MAKLEIEKDTLTLTGAAVASATLVGLAWLMDALRRDRWARQMHRKLVDLLLNALTADDPVTARHSRRVADLTSVLAGACGGLSRPELATLRVAALLHDMGKIDDRFFLIVHSRKRLSEEQRAEIKHHPHLSATILQPLEEMHPGIQKIVSSHHECWDGSGYPCGIGGHEIPLAARIIAVADVFDAMTQPRKYKGPMPVEEALEKLDEGAGHQFDPRLVALVESGPVLAQWTQIALQGQRDEQDHLENPNPTERAIEHVAAEV